A genome region from Triticum aestivum cultivar Chinese Spring chromosome 2B, IWGSC CS RefSeq v2.1, whole genome shotgun sequence includes the following:
- the LOC123043639 gene encoding subtilisin-like protease, with amino-acid sequence MASFTNLSVPLLLLTILFPTLALCYINPDATSVHQNATKSSASRAYIVLVEPPRSNAGEDAHRQWHESFLPTSLADESSESRLLHSYTEVFSGFAVRLTDAELDAMAKKPGFVRAFPDRTLQLMTTHTPEFLGLKNGTGFWSRAGYGKGVIIGLLDTGLYAKHPSFDDHGVSPPPTRWKGSCKAARCNNKLIGAKSLIQGDEFGDEEGHGTHTSSTAAGNFVTGASYHGAGVGKGTAAGIAPGAHIGMYKVCANRRCKQSAVLAGLEEAIKDGVDVLSLSLGGDTSASFDDDPIAIGAFSAVSKGILVVCAAGNSGPRMGSITNEAPWLLTVAAGSVDRSFAAGLHLGNGRSIDGEALTQKVSLSSKSHPLLYSEERRNCNYKSDSGITGKILVCEGTRSKTQQSNIHRIVGAGAAGVVLFNDEISGYATMVQDFNSSVVQVSAADGDVLIAYAASSESSSMASLIYNNTLFGVRPAPVVPFFSSRGPSVVALGILKPDILAPGLNILAAWPPSTSSGRGPFNIISGTSMATPHVSGVAALIKSIHPDWSPAAIKSAILTTSDIVNSTGGSILDEQHRKAGVYDTGAGHVNPTRAADPGLVYDLSVTDYAGYICWLLGDSGLATIVRNSSLTCAKLPKVHAVQLNYPTITVSATSTPFTVKRTVTNVGPANSTFTVKVDAPRSLTVRVSPETLAFSKTGEKKTFSVSVSSHGLSEELHVEGSLSWVSEKHVVRSPIVAVSPRGDTAPDPSP; translated from the coding sequence ATGGCGTCGTTTACGAATCTCTCCGTGCCACTTCTCTTGCTCACCATCCTCTTTCCTACACTCGCACTGTGCTATATCAATCCAGATGCCACAAGCGTACACCAAAATGCCACAAAATCCTCTGCTTCCCGTGCTTACATCGTGCTCGTAGAGCCACCGCGCTCGAATGCCGGCGAAGACGCCCACCGCCAGTGGCACGAGTCTTTCTTGCCGACCTCGTTGGCGGATGAGTCCAGCGAGTCGCGCCTTCTCCACTCCTACACAGAGGTGTTCAGCGGCTTCGCCGTGAGGCTCACCGACGCTGAGCTCGACGCTATGGCTAAGAAGCCAGGGTTCGTGCGTGCATTCCCGGACCGAACGCTGCAGCTCATGACCACCCACACGCCGGAATTCCTCGGGCTAAAGAACGGCACCGGGTTCTGGAGCCGGGCTGGCTACGGGAAGGGAGTCATCATTGGACTACTCGACACCGGTCTCTATGCGAAGCACCCTTCCTTTGACGACCATGGAGTTTCGCCACCCCCAACAAGGTGGAAGGGCTCGTGCAAGGCGGCCCGGTGCAACAACAAGCTCATCGGTGCCAAGTCACTCATTCAGGGTGATGAATTTGGTGACGAAGAGGGGCACGGCACGCACACCTCGTCCACTGCCGCCGGGAACTTCGTCACCGGCGCATCATACCATGGTGCGGGCGTGGGCAAGGGCACCGCGGCTGGAATTGCTCCTGGCGCTCACATCGGCATGTACAAGGTATGCGCCAATAGACGCTGTAAGCAATCTGCCGTACTGGCAGGCCTAGAAGAGGCCATCAAGGATGGTGTGGACGTGCTCTCACTCTCCCTTGGCGGTGACACGAGTGCCAGCTTCGATGACGACCCCATTGCTATCGGTGCATTCAGTGCTGTGTCCAAGGGCATCCTCGTGGTGTGCGCCGCCGGCAATAGCGGTCCGAGGATGGGCTCGATCACCAACGAGGCGCCGTGGTTGCTCACGGTCGCCGCCGGCTCCGTGGATCGGAGCTTTGCTGCTGGCCTGCATCTCGGCAATGGCAGGAGCATCGACGGAGAAGCACTTACCCAGAAAGTGAGTCTGAGTTCAAAGTCACACCCTCTCCTCTACTCCGAGGAACGACGGAACTGCAATTACAAGAGTGACAGTGGCATCACCGGTAAGATCTTGGTCTGCGAAGGCACTAGGTCGAAGACTCAACAGTCCAACATCCACAGAATAGTGGGTGCTGGTGCGGCTGGTGTGGTGCTGTTCAACGATGAAATCAGCGGCTACGCCACCATGGTTCAGGATTTCAACTCCAGTGTTGTACAGGTGAGCGCGGCCGACGGTGATGTCCTCATAGCTTATGCCGCGTCATCAGAGAGCAGCTCCATGGCCTCTCTCATCTACAACAACACACTGTTTGGTGTCCGTCCGGCCCCCGTTGTGCCCTTTTTCTCTTCCCGTGGTCCAAGCGTCGTCGCCCTCGGCATCCTAAAGCCGGATATATTGGCACCAGGCCTCAATATCCTGGCCGCGTGGCCGCCAAGCACGAGCTCTGGAAGGGGCCCTTTCAACATCATATCAGGAACATCCATGGCGACGCCACACGTCAGTGGTGTCGCTGCACTTATCAAAAGCATCCATCCTGACTGGTCGCCAGCCGCCATCAAGTCTGCCATCCTAACGACGTCGGACATCGTTAATAGCACTGGTGGCTCAATCTTGGACGAGCAACATAGGAAGGCCGGCGTGTACGACACAGGCGCCGGCCATGTGAACCCGACCAGAGCCGCAGATCCTGGCTTGGTGTACGACCTCAGTGTCACTGACTACGCCGGCTACATCTGCTGGCTCCTAGGTGACAGCGGCCTAGCAACCATCGTGCGCAACTCAAGCTTGACCTGTGCAAAGCTGCCCAAGGTCCACGCCGTGCAGCTTAACTACCCGACGATAACCGTGTCAGCGACATCGACGCCATTCACAGTAAAGCGGACTGTGACAAACGTTGGGCCAGCAAACTCGACATTCACAGTGAAGGTGGACGCGCCAAGATCACTGACAGTGCGTGTCTCCCCGGAGACGCTGGCATTCTCCAAAACCGGAGAGAAGAAGACCTTCAGCGTGTCCGTGAGCAGCCACGGCTTGAGCGAGGAACTGCACGTGGAGGGAAGCTTGAGCTGGGTATCGGAGAAGCATGTCGTGCGGAGCCCCATTGTTGCTGTCTCCCCAAGAGGCGATACTGCTCCAGACCCATCACCATGA